The proteins below are encoded in one region of Anaerolineae bacterium:
- a CDS encoding short-chain dehydrogenase/reductase SDR, which yields MPFLTDAKGQVRRLKMKKNTAWSGKFIVISGGSSGIGLALAEALARQGAHVWLVARRTELLEEALQRLRSQSISARQQFGFSSADLSDFGQAQAAAAEALAILGRVDVLINSVGAAHPGYVQDLPVQIFEWMMAANYFAPLYLTKALLPAFISQKSGHIINIASAAALLGVFGYSAYGAAKYALVGFSEVLRAEMKPHQIRVSIVFPPDTETPQLEYENRYKPSETRAISGTAAHLKPEQVAQAILEQAAQGKYAIFPSRDVHLIALLVKLLPQRVVFAVLDALARKGQTGGG from the coding sequence TTGCCATTCCTGACCGACGCCAAGGGTCAGGTCAGGCGTCTGAAGATGAAAAAGAACACAGCCTGGTCTGGGAAGTTCATCGTAATCAGCGGCGGCTCCAGCGGCATCGGCTTGGCCCTGGCAGAAGCCTTAGCTCGCCAGGGGGCACACGTCTGGCTGGTTGCTCGCCGCACAGAGTTGCTGGAAGAAGCTCTACAGCGCCTTCGTTCACAATCCATTTCTGCCCGGCAACAATTTGGTTTTTCCTCTGCCGACCTGAGCGATTTCGGGCAGGCTCAGGCTGCCGCGGCGGAAGCCCTGGCAATATTGGGCAGAGTGGATGTTCTGATCAATTCGGTCGGAGCTGCCCATCCGGGGTATGTGCAGGATTTACCCGTCCAGATTTTTGAGTGGATGATGGCTGCCAATTATTTTGCTCCTCTTTACCTGACCAAAGCCCTGTTACCTGCCTTCATCTCCCAAAAGAGCGGGCATATTATCAATATCGCTTCCGCCGCCGCACTATTGGGTGTGTTTGGCTACTCCGCCTACGGCGCGGCAAAGTATGCTCTGGTCGGTTTCAGTGAAGTCTTGCGAGCGGAGATGAAGCCCCACCAGATTCGCGTTTCGATCGTCTTTCCACCCGATACCGAAACTCCGCAATTGGAATACGAAAATCGATACAAACCCTCAGAAACGCGGGCAATTTCTGGCACCGCCGCTCATCTCAAGCCAGAACAAGTCGCCCAGGCCATTTTAGAACAGGCTGCCCAGGGTAAGTACGCCATCTTTCCATCAAGGGACGTACATCTCATTGCCCTGTTGGTTAAACTCTTACCCCAGCGGGTGGTTTTTGCCGTCCTTGACGCCCTCGCCCGCAAGGGACAAACCGGTGGAGGTTAA
- a CDS encoding 8-amino-7-oxononanoate synthase produces the protein MDIFEKCNHFTIVREAIEGGYYPYFIPLSENEGSEVLYGEHRLIMCGSNNYLGLTTHPKVKEAALEAIRRYGTSCTGSRFLNGNLELHERLEQELAAWVGKPAALVFSTGMQTNLGTISALVERSDVVILDKYDHASIVDGARLAWGETKRFRHNDMADLERVLASIPPEKGKLVVVDGVYSMEGDIAPLPELVTLCRRYGARLMVDDAHSLGVLGGGRGTAAHFGVTEQVDLIMSTFSKSFASLGGFIAGDEVVIEYIQHHARALIFSASIPPANAAAALAALEVMRQEPERVQRVNAIGERVRNELRRMGYQIGNSQTPIVPILIGDDMRTVLAWKALFEAGLFVNPVLSPAVPEGRQLLRTSYMATHTDEQIDRALELFEKVGRQIGLI, from the coding sequence ATGGACATCTTCGAAAAGTGTAATCACTTTACCATCGTCAGAGAAGCCATTGAAGGCGGATATTACCCCTATTTTATTCCCCTCTCCGAAAACGAAGGCAGTGAGGTGCTGTATGGCGAGCATCGCCTGATCATGTGCGGATCGAACAATTACCTGGGTCTTACCACCCACCCCAAAGTCAAGGAAGCCGCCCTGGAGGCTATTCGGCGTTATGGCACGAGCTGCACCGGTTCGCGCTTTCTCAACGGTAACCTTGAACTGCACGAACGCCTGGAACAAGAACTGGCAGCCTGGGTTGGTAAGCCGGCGGCGCTGGTCTTCTCGACGGGGATGCAGACCAACCTTGGCACGATCAGCGCTCTGGTTGAGCGCAGCGATGTAGTCATTCTGGATAAATATGATCATGCCAGCATTGTGGATGGCGCACGCCTGGCATGGGGAGAAACCAAACGCTTTCGACACAACGACATGGCAGACCTGGAGCGCGTTTTGGCATCCATTCCTCCTGAGAAAGGGAAACTGGTGGTTGTGGACGGTGTGTACAGCATGGAAGGCGATATTGCTCCCCTGCCTGAACTGGTGACGCTTTGCCGCCGTTATGGAGCGCGCCTGATGGTCGATGACGCCCATTCGCTTGGCGTTTTAGGGGGCGGCAGAGGCACAGCCGCTCACTTCGGTGTGACCGAACAGGTTGACCTGATTATGTCCACGTTCAGCAAGTCTTTTGCTTCGCTGGGAGGCTTTATCGCCGGAGATGAAGTGGTCATCGAGTACATTCAGCACCACGCCCGGGCGTTGATCTTCAGCGCCAGCATCCCCCCCGCCAACGCGGCAGCTGCCCTGGCCGCTTTAGAGGTCATGCGTCAGGAGCCTGAACGAGTTCAGCGAGTCAACGCCATCGGCGAGCGAGTGCGAAATGAGTTAAGACGCATGGGCTATCAAATCGGCAACTCGCAAACGCCCATTGTCCCAATTCTAATCGGCGATGACATGCGCACCGTCCTTGCCTGGAAAGCCTTATTTGAAGCCGGCTTATTTGTTAACCCGGTCTTATCGCCGGCAGTCCCTGAGGGGCGACAACTTCTGCGCACCAGTTATATGGCAACCCATACAGATGAACAGATTGATCGCGCCCTGGAACTCTTTGAAAAAGTGGGCAGGCAAATTGGATTGATTTGA
- a CDS encoding DNA recombination and repair protein RecO, with protein MPSRQRTFRVEAVILRHQDWGEADRLITLFSRERGKLRAVAKGVRKMRSRKAGHLEPFNRVSLLLAQARELPIITQAETLTAYLSFQEDLYRLGHGAYLLELVDRFTVEEEANQALYSLLVETLEHLNHSEDAWLEVRFFEMKLLDFVGFRPQLFQCVVCGEAIQAQDQFFSCELGGVVCPNCAAGQRLLLPASMPALKYLRHLQRSTYKEARKAKIPVAVQKEMESLMQRYLQALLERALNTPRFLRSITQLPDNPDSGFTP; from the coding sequence ATGCCCTCCCGGCAGCGCACCTTTCGGGTCGAGGCGGTCATTCTTCGCCATCAAGATTGGGGAGAAGCTGACCGCTTAATCACGCTTTTCAGCCGTGAACGGGGCAAATTACGCGCTGTTGCCAAAGGGGTGCGGAAAATGCGCTCGCGCAAGGCGGGTCACCTGGAACCGTTTAACCGCGTCAGTTTATTGTTAGCTCAGGCAAGAGAATTGCCCATCATCACTCAAGCAGAAACTTTAACAGCCTACCTCTCCTTCCAGGAAGACTTGTACCGCCTGGGACATGGCGCATACTTACTCGAACTGGTCGATCGCTTTACCGTTGAGGAAGAAGCAAACCAGGCTCTCTATTCCTTGCTGGTTGAAACCCTGGAGCATCTAAACCATAGCGAAGACGCGTGGTTGGAAGTGCGCTTCTTTGAGATGAAGCTGCTCGACTTTGTGGGTTTTCGCCCACAACTCTTCCAGTGTGTGGTCTGCGGTGAAGCCATCCAGGCACAAGATCAGTTTTTCTCCTGCGAACTGGGTGGCGTAGTCTGTCCGAACTGCGCCGCTGGTCAACGATTGCTGCTGCCAGCCTCCATGCCTGCGTTGAAGTATCTTCGTCATCTTCAACGCAGTACCTATAAAGAAGCGCGCAAAGCAAAAATTCCCGTTGCGGTTCAAAAAGAAATGGAATCGCTCATGCAACGCTATTTGCAAGCCCTCTTAGAGCGAGCTCTCAACACGCCACGCTTTCTCCGCTCTATTACCCAATTGCCAGACAATCCGGATTCTGGTTTTACCCCCTGA
- a CDS encoding tRNA (Guanine37-N1) -methyltransferase has protein sequence MRFDIFTLFPEVFQPYLQTSILERAQQKRLIEVHLHNIRDYTTDKHHITDDEPYGGGGGMVMKPEPIFTAVESVLGSPPACPVVLLSPQGRTFNHQIARVYARLPALALICGRYEGVDERVREHLVTDELSIGDYVLSGGELPALVVLDAVSRFLPGVLGDPDGATDDSYASGLLEYPHYTRPAEFRGWRVPEVLLSGDHGRIARWRREQALLRTWQRRPDLLEKAILTREDQAFLERLRSAPDNFSQGDNDEV, from the coding sequence ATGCGCTTTGATATTTTCACGCTCTTCCCCGAAGTCTTTCAGCCATATCTCCAAACCAGTATTTTGGAGCGCGCTCAGCAAAAGAGGCTGATCGAAGTCCATCTCCACAACATTCGCGACTATACCACCGATAAGCACCATATCACCGATGATGAGCCGTATGGTGGTGGGGGAGGGATGGTGATGAAGCCCGAGCCGATTTTCACGGCTGTAGAAAGTGTACTGGGTTCGCCTCCCGCCTGTCCGGTTGTTTTGCTCAGCCCGCAGGGACGAACTTTTAATCATCAAATTGCCCGGGTATACGCCCGGTTGCCCGCCCTGGCGTTAATCTGTGGACGATATGAGGGCGTAGACGAAAGGGTGCGCGAGCATTTGGTCACCGATGAGCTTTCGATCGGCGATTATGTGCTGAGCGGTGGTGAGTTGCCCGCGCTGGTGGTGCTGGATGCAGTCAGCCGCTTTCTGCCCGGCGTATTAGGCGACCCCGATGGCGCAACAGACGACTCTTATGCTTCAGGGCTGCTGGAATATCCTCATTACACCCGTCCGGCAGAGTTCCGCGGCTGGCGAGTGCCAGAGGTGTTACTCTCCGGCGATCACGGGCGCATTGCTCGTTGGCGAAGGGAACAGGCTCTATTGCGGACCTGGCAACGCCGTCCCGATTTGCTGGAGAAAGCAATCCTTACCCGTGAAGATCAAGCTTTCCTCGAACGGCTACGAAGCGCCCCGGATAACTTTTCTCAAGGAGATAACGATGAAGTTTAG
- a CDS encoding putative glycerol transport protein, protein MKFSYGKTFLLGFGFFGVSVIWGVYNAFVPLFLANKFNLAPAFIGFFMTLDNIAALLIQPPVGAWSDRLRTPIGRRMPFILIGAPIGAIAFGLIPLAAILPLFVACTSTLLLSMAFWRTPVIALMPDITPSQYRSQANGIINFMGGVGAIIAFLGGSTLYRMNPAFPFWLGSALVILAAIMVFIFIKEPTTYEQSEEKPSMITSLKEVIRDPDRSALRILLAIFSWFVAYTAIEAFFTLYANKHLGMEEADGARLLGQLSLIFVLFAIPSGYLASRIGRRLTIMSGIIIMIVGMLLMYFLPGNILTVELTKLPVLGSVPVIGLILMVAGLAWALININSLPMVVDMTDAARLGTYTGLYYLFSTLAAIAGPNINGWIVQLTGRNYNNVMLVAPFFMLLALVLMAGVRRGEAQII, encoded by the coding sequence ATGAAGTTTAGCTATGGTAAGACATTTTTGCTCGGTTTTGGTTTCTTCGGCGTCAGCGTGATTTGGGGCGTTTATAACGCTTTCGTGCCGCTGTTTCTGGCAAACAAGTTCAACCTTGCCCCTGCCTTCATCGGCTTCTTTATGACTCTTGACAATATAGCTGCCCTGCTGATTCAACCACCGGTAGGCGCCTGGTCGGACCGCCTTCGTACGCCAATTGGACGGCGGATGCCATTCATCCTGATTGGCGCGCCAATCGGGGCAATTGCCTTTGGCCTTATCCCACTGGCGGCTATCTTACCGCTTTTTGTGGCCTGTACAAGCACCCTGCTTCTATCGATGGCATTTTGGCGCACTCCTGTGATCGCCCTCATGCCCGACATTACCCCTTCGCAATATCGCTCGCAAGCCAATGGAATCATCAATTTCATGGGTGGGGTAGGAGCCATTATCGCTTTCCTGGGTGGCTCCACCCTGTATCGCATGAACCCGGCCTTCCCTTTCTGGCTGGGTTCAGCCTTGGTGATTCTGGCAGCAATCATGGTCTTCATCTTTATCAAAGAGCCAACCACTTACGAGCAGAGCGAAGAAAAGCCAAGCATGATCACCAGCTTGAAAGAGGTGATACGCGACCCGGATCGTAGCGCTTTGCGCATTCTGCTGGCAATTTTTTCCTGGTTTGTCGCCTATACTGCAATCGAGGCCTTTTTCACCTTGTATGCCAACAAACATCTGGGCATGGAAGAAGCGGATGGCGCACGGTTGCTCGGGCAACTCTCTTTGATCTTTGTCCTGTTTGCCATACCCAGCGGCTATCTTGCCAGTCGCATTGGTAGACGTCTGACCATCATGAGCGGCATTATCATCATGATCGTGGGGATGTTGTTGATGTATTTCTTGCCGGGCAACATTTTGACCGTTGAATTGACGAAATTGCCGGTGCTGGGGAGCGTGCCTGTCATCGGTCTGATTCTCATGGTAGCCGGGTTGGCCTGGGCGCTGATTAATATCAATTCCCTGCCGATGGTGGTAGATATGACCGATGCCGCGCGACTAGGTACCTATACCGGGCTTTATTATTTATTCTCGACCCTCGCTGCGATCGCCGGGCCCAATATTAACGGGTGGATTGTTCAATTAACCGGCCGGAATTATAACAATGTGATGCTGGTAGCCCCCTTCTTTATGTTGCTGGCGTTGGTGCTGATGGCGGGCGTGAGACGCGGCGAAGCACAAATAATTTAA
- a CDS encoding Ribosomal large subunit pseudouridine synthase D, translated as MPWVIYADEHLLVINKPAGLRVLPDGYHPEAEHVRSVLEPYFGRLWIVHRLDKDTSGVYLLARTADAHRSLNIQFDRRLVEKTYHALVSGTPDWETITIDYPLRVNGDRSHRTVVDYEKGKVAITLCKRLEIFKECTLLSIQPLTGRTHQIRAHLAYLGYPILGDSLYRPSTPAASLSFTVERLALHAYALSIHHPQNGARLCWTAAYPDDLQSWLERLRKSTARSEPN; from the coding sequence GTGCCTTGGGTCATCTATGCCGATGAGCACCTGTTGGTAATTAACAAGCCAGCTGGATTGCGCGTCCTGCCAGACGGCTATCACCCTGAAGCCGAACATGTGCGCTCGGTCCTGGAGCCTTATTTCGGGCGGTTATGGATTGTTCATCGTCTGGATAAAGACACCAGTGGGGTATACCTGTTGGCTCGCACTGCCGATGCTCACCGCTCTCTAAATATCCAATTTGATCGCCGTTTGGTGGAGAAAACCTACCATGCCCTGGTTTCAGGCACGCCAGACTGGGAGACCATAACCATCGACTACCCACTGCGGGTAAACGGAGACCGCAGTCATCGCACAGTAGTAGATTACGAGAAAGGCAAAGTAGCCATAACCCTCTGTAAGCGCCTGGAAATTTTCAAGGAATGCACCTTACTCTCCATTCAACCGCTAACCGGGCGCACCCACCAAATCCGCGCCCATTTAGCCTACCTCGGATATCCCATCCTGGGTGACAGTTTATATCGCCCCTCCACTCCCGCAGCCTCTTTATCTTTTACGGTCGAGCGCCTGGCTTTGCATGCGTATGCATTATCCATTCACCATCCCCAGAACGGTGCAAGACTTTGCTGGACTGCAGCCTATCCAGATGATCTTCAAAGCTGGCTTGAACGATTGAGAAAATCAACGGCAAGGTCAGAGCCCAACTGA
- a CDS encoding Heat-inducible transcription repressor HrcA has product MAELTERQRLILALIIREYIETAQPVGSESLQKRYQLDASPATIRNEMAVLTEAGYLRQPHTSAGRVPTEEGYRYFVRQLMGHIDLPADTKRTITHQFYQIGYDPDRWMRLAASVLAQQAKAASLVTAPHVEQARFKHLELISTRGRQVLMVLVLAGGDVRQQMLTLAEPVTQEQLSTAANHLNQLLSGLGPEAISALSPPLDALEADLVRLIVDELHHAGQLLGSEVYRDGLTHVLSQPEFSESESARKALRILEERPLLEDLLARTLETTNVGGVQVLIGGEGTWEELRDCSMVLARYGAPGLATGALGVLGPIRMAYGRSISTVRFVAGLLSDLVVELHSE; this is encoded by the coding sequence ATGGCTGAGTTAACCGAACGACAACGATTGATCTTAGCTTTGATCATCCGCGAATATATTGAAACGGCGCAACCGGTTGGCTCGGAGAGCCTGCAAAAGCGCTACCAGTTAGATGCTTCTCCAGCCACCATCCGCAATGAAATGGCGGTGCTGACCGAGGCAGGTTACTTGCGTCAACCTCACACCTCAGCCGGGCGAGTGCCAACTGAAGAAGGCTATCGCTATTTTGTGCGCCAATTAATGGGGCATATTGATTTACCGGCCGACACCAAGCGCACAATTACGCACCAATTTTATCAAATCGGTTATGATCCCGACCGCTGGATGCGTTTAGCAGCTTCGGTGCTCGCCCAACAAGCAAAAGCAGCCTCGCTGGTCACTGCTCCCCATGTCGAACAGGCACGCTTCAAACACCTGGAACTCATCAGCACGCGCGGCCGCCAGGTGTTGATGGTTTTGGTCCTGGCAGGGGGAGATGTACGCCAGCAAATGCTGACCCTGGCTGAACCGGTGACGCAGGAACAACTCAGCACCGCAGCGAACCATCTCAATCAACTCTTGAGCGGTTTAGGCCCAGAAGCCATCAGCGCTTTATCCCCTCCTCTGGATGCGTTGGAGGCGGATTTAGTCCGTCTGATCGTTGATGAATTACACCATGCCGGTCAATTGCTGGGTAGTGAGGTCTATCGGGATGGCTTGACGCATGTCTTATCCCAGCCGGAATTTTCGGAGAGCGAATCGGCGCGTAAAGCCCTGCGCATTCTGGAAGAACGGCCTCTCCTGGAGGATTTACTTGCCCGTACGCTGGAAACTACCAATGTAGGTGGTGTTCAGGTCTTAATCGGCGGCGAAGGCACCTGGGAAGAATTGCGTGACTGTTCAATGGTCCTGGCACGCTACGGTGCCCCCGGACTGGCAACCGGCGCTTTAGGCGTATTGGGTCCGATCCGCATGGCATATGGACGGAGTATTTCCACCGTGCGTTTTGTGGCTGGC